Below is a window of Conger conger chromosome 16, fConCon1.1, whole genome shotgun sequence DNA.
TGAGCAACTTTCAAGTGTAGTGAGAAGTGGAAAAAGAGCAGTGTTTGCTATGCTAacatgtaaactaaaaaataatacagttattgacatgagcgttgttttccaacatgtgtaaagtagtgcactttattcatgattcaatggaatcaaccaaagtcttacataaaaaaaaaaaaagaagaagcaggCTACACATTTATTGGCACCccggtttaatactttgtgcaaacacccctggccaagatgacagccatgagtcttttcctacaatttgtgataaggttagagaacacatttggagggatttttgaccatttctcCATGCATCCATGCGGATCTTTTAAGAAGAAAATAGTATACAACTAGAAGTAGTTAGAAGTATAAGAAGACATAGAAAAAGTagtataaataaagaaaaggcCACAGCATTTCACCCTGCAGCTGTGTGTTAACTTTGGTCAGCATTTCACTGAGTCACGGGGGCTGTGAGTGGAGCCCCTTCCCTTTCTCCTAATATGACTGCATGCTCTGCAGGACATACAAACGCAAAAGGAGGACCATCTATCGCCTGCCAAACATCACCAGGGATGGtaggttagagttagggttaggcgTTGGGGGGAGATGAAAGCGTGGCGCTGTGGAGGACCTGCAATGGATGAGTGATGTGAGGATCCACCATCCACATCACTTACTGTTACTGCTGCAAAAAGCATCAACCGCAAATGTCAGTGGTCTGGCATTGTAACCCTCCCTCCTTTTGGTTAATGGTTCAGCACAAGGCAGCCTCTTGGTTTCCATGACAACCTATTAATACCGAAATAGATAAAACCTGAATGGGTGGCGAAGATCCGGCAGTAGCTGGTCCTTTTTTAGCACACACAGTGTGAATCCGGTAGAAACACAACACATGGAAATATCGACAGAATCTGCAGAGATGCTATTGGCCTGCGATGGGATGCTTCACAGTCACGACAGTCCTGAAACTTGGAACGTGGACGCAGCTTTTGTCTTTATCGCCGCGTTGCCTTCCTGGTCCTCTGAGCGGCTGGGGTTCATCGTGGGATCTCactggaggagatggagaggcaGCAGAAGACCGGGAGCTTGTTccaatcttttttctttctttttttcgactcctagctccacctatcggcaaagaagaagaaattaaGAAATTGAGAGAAGGTGAATTAGACAAATGCAATGGCCTTGCTCCTCCAAATGTTAGTTCAAGGTGGGGGgaaatggggagaggtggatccaatatcacactttctgaaaaaatacttccgcaaggGTCATATGGGTCAtatttccttgctcaaaggcaagattgggagttcctaacttctacttctagctccttgAGCGAACATTTAACAGGTAGGGAACGTGGTCCTGTGGATCCATGGTACCTTAGTGCAGCTGTCCTGGAGCCAGAGACAGAGGCCAGAGAAACTGTTTTGATCCACAGTGACTATTTGTCTTCAATGAGGTGTCAAACAGCTCTGGACAGTTGCACAGTATCTCTGCGGTGTTGGGGGAGTTACTTTCGTACAGTTACCTTTTGTTAGATCAAAGCTAATTCCAGTCAAGTTTGCCTCACCATACACTCACTTAATagtttttcaaatgaaataatgcaTTGTTGTAAAATATAGCCAACACTATAAAATTGCAAAGAAATTACGGAAATCTTTTGTAGACAGCAGCGAGGAATGTTGGTGACGGTGCTAATGGGTAGCTAGTTCAAAACATGAAGAGActgatcatttatttatttcttaatgtGAAATGCGTAATTGTAGAACAattatggggggtgggggtgcagatTCATGACAGGATTataggaaccccccccccccccccccagcaaatGGTGCGCTAATTCTAACGTTCACCAGGAACGTTTCCGTGTGAACACCACTGGAGGGAGACATTTCTCCAAAGCCATAAAGTCTGTTGGGAACATACTTTGAGGCCAATAGGATTCAGGACTACAGACATCTGTGCTCGAGTTCAACTTCATTTGTCACGTTCCTAACGTTAAATTCAAgttctggggcagcctgtagcatagtggttaaggtaactgGGACACTGGTTTGAATctcctgtgtagccacaataagatccgcacagccgttgggcccttgagcaaggcctttaaccctgcattgctccaggggaggattgtctcctgcttagtctaatcaactgtacatcgctctggataagtgtatctgccaaatgccaataatgtaatctaatgtaaagTAATAGAAGGCATTGCTTGGTTTGGACATGAGAGCTTGAGGTACACATGCCCACATGCTGTATTTCTGCTTTAACAGTGACCAGAATATGGTACCttaaaataattacatgaaAACAGGCTTGTGaggaaaatatgaatgaatgaacaatggTGGCTGCATTTCAAATCCATACAAAAAATAACTCAATAAATAATAGTGTCCTGATAACACATGGACTCAAATGGCTGATTTATAGATGCTGATTCGGTTGAAATGGTGCTGGTGGTAATATCCATATTGCTGCCTCGCTTTCTTTTCCAGTTCTTTGCTATTCCGAGAAATTGCGACGGGACGCATTTTGTTCAAAATCCTTCTGCAGAGGCCAGGTGCAGATTTAACTCTACCCATGGGGGAGCGTTGCTATAGTGAGCAAATGAAATCTCCACTTTTAGTGTGTGCTGGCCCCATGCCAGGGGCCTTTTCTGCCAACCTGGCTGAAGGGAAATCAATGGCCTCCATCTTACTGGCTGATTAAGTGTTCATATGGCAAGACACTGATCTATATGCATTTCGATCAACAAGGCCTTGCAATGTCTGAGTACAGTGACATAGCTTGAGCTTTTCCATCTTCAGCCAGTCAGTGTCCTTTAATAGCTGGTTTGcaaatttattttcttgcctTAAGGATTCCAAACACAGTATCCAAGAGGaatgtatttacagtttttgggaaaattgttttattttttaaatgattgtttCTTATGCGGTTGACATTAGGGAACTGAACCGGCAACCTACAGATGCAGGCTGAAACGTTACATTGTTTCCGCAGATGCGGACACAATCTGGCCCTTTAATTATCAGGTTTGCTTTCCATCACATAGAGATTAAGTGTAACAGACATtcaaaccaggggtgcacaaatttttgcaccccactgtagcaGGACAACGAGTGGCAATTACATAATGATGGATGATCGATAGGCTATACAGCAGCATTGTTACAGCTGGAGCTGTGCAGCGCTTCCAGGGTGGACAAACCATGTTCACTGCGGAAAAACAAATTGCAACCCAATCCTAATAATATCACAATCTGGCCCTCTTATTCCCTCGAGCATCATAAAACACTGTAGCGAATAGCGATGCTATATAATGGGCCGGCGCATCATCTCAGAGCTGTAACAAGGCCTGGAGCCCAACTCACAGCCATAAGAACAACAGAAGACTGCTGTTTCCTTCATCTTGACTGGATTTCAATGAGCGGTGCCGACATACGAAAGCGGTGTTACTGCAGGCTGACATTTTTCCCTGAAGTGGAAACATAGCTTGTGCAGAGAGATTACAGTGCTTTGTTGTAGCTCACAGTCAACATAACCGGTTTACCCTACATATTTATCAGTGCTGCAATTCAGGTGGGtggaggtatgtgtgtgggaatggTGTTTGGGATAACCCTGAGTAAGAAGCGATTTAGAAAATAGATGGACAGTTGGATGGATGGAGAACATGGGACCTATTCAAACACAGAGCTGGCCAGACAGGGGCTGGGAACCAATTTCAGCAGGGAGCGGGCAGGCTCCATCCCTTCTGAGGGCCGTCCAGTGCCATTCcttcattttgtttggtttgttttttgtttttgtttctgtactATACACTCACGCCAGGTTGCAGTCGTACTTCTCAAAACTGTATGCACATCAGAGTTAAGAATGGGCCATGGAAGTAATGAGTCTGTACCTTGATGCAACCGGCTCACCGTTTTCATCCCTTCCcgcttcactcacacacccacatatgcaGTTATCGTAACTGAAATTCAACTTGAATGCCATTACATTTCaataatttggcagatgcctTCATCCACTACCGGAGAAAAGTTGATTTTTTAATATGTCTGGTTTGCACCTGGTTTGGAGATGGTCGAACCTGCAACAAGATGGTTGAGATAGCAATCATGCTGGTCATTCCAAAAATAAATCAGCTTTAAAAATGTAGTCTGGGCCACGAAACAGAAATGGCAATGGGCATTGGGCGTACTGACTGACGTTCTCTCGGCTTTAAAGCACAGGCCTACGTCATTGCTACCAAAAGGGAGCAAATATCTCAAAACAAAACGTTGCGCAACGTTGGGAATAAACATCTTTCAACACAGAAACGTGTACATCGTTACAATTAATATGATGAAATATGTACAATTCAGTAAGTAATGTAATACATAACAGTATTTCTGCTTAGGATGAAATATAATAACGGGATGGATGCTATATTGAGGGCTGTATGCTTAAACAGGTTTAGACCCGAAGAACGTAAAGAATTTCGGCGAAATCACGTGACCACGAGTGAGTTCAGGGAAGAAATTGCGTAACGATTTCACTTTAGTGAATGTGGACAAATCTTGTCGTTTTCGTTTGGCGCAACCGTATCTTTTAAGGACACGACGTGGCAGATACTTTCTGGGACTTCCTGTATTATAAAGCTTCAGAAGGATCGGGTAAGAACGGACATTTCGCTGGATAATGTAGCCAGCTTACTTTATTGTTTTGACAAAGTGCCTAGCGCGACTTCCTGGAAAATATGTCGATAACTAGTAGGCTGTTTTCCTGTAAACGAATGATTACGTAAATCATAACGGAGCTAAACTTTTGGACTAAATAATGTGCTCGTATCATTTAACCACCGATTATAATGACATCAACTTCAAGATGTCTCAGAGTTTGAATGGTACATTTACGTAGGGACTCGTGTGAGTACTAGCACATACCAAACAGCATGCTATTCACTTAGGCTATACAGTTAGAAGAGTTTAGATTCCAGTCACATTTTATCAGCTAAAGGCAGGCCTGATTAGAGCCAGTCATAATTATATCCTATTTATTTTTGCTAGTCCGGCAATGTTACAACCGAAAGCTTGTAACGATACTAATCATGtaggtaatatttcatttagCCTCTTTTGGGTTACTTTACAATCTTTGCTAGATAGCTGGCGCTCGTATGTTTGAAGACATTATCCTATTTGTCATAATATGTAGGCTATCATAGTTAGAGGGATTGTtcactttcttttattttaaaatgtgttatagGTCAAGGGCTGGGCAGGAAAGTTCACCCCGCCTCATTTCCCATGTACGGCTAATTTCACAGTCTAAAATGGTTCTTCGTGACGTCAAGAGATTACTTTATTGTAACTTTAAACCGATGGATAAACTGCACAGGACgaaatgaaaatattacatttctcatttttgtGTAAGATAAATAGGCTACCGACCTGACGTAAAAGATTGTATacatttcaattcaaattaaaCTTATCTGGTTTGGAGTAAATCATGGGACATGAATCATATATCAAATCatggcacatacatacatacacttccTGGGACATTACTCACAAGCGCCAATGTCCAGTATAGGCGTTTCTGCCACCCGTTTCAATGCAAGTCAGTgttaaaaataagtgtaatagaTAATGTagcacaaaatgtgttttttgttagtTTAATGCGTATCTCCCAATTTTCATTCCTTCATGTTTTTCAGTACCATGGCAACTGCGCCTCCACTTATGGAGTTCCCACAGCCCCCCTCCTATGAAGAAACCATggtagcccctccccctcctcactaCCACATGGGCCCTCCCCCTTCTCAGGGCTATGCTCCAGGGCCTTCAGGCCCTCAGGGCTATGCTCCAGGGCCTTCAGGCCCTCAGGGctatgctccagggcctcctggACCTCAGGGctatgctccagggcctcctggACCTCAGGGctatgctccagggcctcccgCTCCTCAGGGctatgctccagggcctcctgctcctcagggctatgctccagggcctcctgctcctcagggTTACACCAAGGTGCCTCAGCACCCATACCCGCCTCAGCCTGTCAGCCCCCCTCTGACCAGCCCTGTGGGTAAGCTCTTGCGCCCTCTGCTGCTGTTTGTGCTGGGCTTTAGTGTTCAGGTTCTGCCCACAGGATGTGCGCTCagtgttcatatttattttcccgTCTCGTTACTTACCTAGAACGTGAACAGAAATTTGTATGTCAAATGTCTCTTTATTTTAAACTGGTTTTCATGTTGCAAATGTTGCAGTTGTGTGACCCATACGTACTGTAGACGTGAGTGTCCaccagagtgtgtgggtgttgtgtcTATAGCgtttgtgtacagtgtgtattgatttgtttgtgttttgtttgtttttgtgtatagtTTAGTGTTGGGGTGAATTTTGTTAATGTTtgtttggtgtatgtgtgtgtacagtggtaTGCAATAGTTTGGACACCCCTAATcaaattgcatgttttgttgaatCTCCAAGTGAAAAGAAgttcacaaaacaaaaccagggtGCAAACTTGACATATTTCTGAGAATTTTTACGGATAATTTCATGCAGAACATTGCttccaaaaaaataatctgCATGGAAGAGCTGTCAGAAGCAACCTTTCCTGTAATCTCATTACAAAAGTCAACATCTTAAGTATGCAACAAAACACTTCAGTGCGCCAGAGATGTTTTAAgtactaaaataaaaacaaattgtgcATTGGAATTTACAGAAATATGCAATGTTCAAGTTTTTACCTTGCAGAGGTGACGTTAACTTCATTTCACTTAAGACcactatatgtttgtgtgttttaatgggTCCACACTGGACTGTAATTCAATATTCATTCCCATTTTGTAGCCACTGGCATAATGACGAttttttttcagccaaaatGTTGACTGCGCTGGTTGCTGTGGCTTTGATAACGGCAAACATGGATTTGTAATTTACACAGATTATTATGTCAATGAGTGTGCTTGCATGATAGCGAGGGCTCATCCGATTGGCTGAACGTGCCGACTGAATTTGCGGAACGTCTTTCAGTGTCTGTGCAGACCGTCTATGTGCAGCCGGGCGTGATTTTCGGAGACAGGCCTGTGCAGACGCACTGCCCGGCGTGCACTCAGTTTGTGCTGACCCGCACCGAGTTCCAGGCCGGCACGATAACCTGGCTCAGCTGCCTGGCCCTATCCTTCTTCGGGTGAGCATAACACGCCGAAAATTTGAATTCACGAATCGGGGAAAATTAtcataattgtaattatttttcaaataattagTTTCAgttttcaattcagttcaataataatgaattacaaTTCTAATTATCATACTTCATATTTCACTATTATACGGATAACTGCCAAAGTAAAGGAAACGGCAAGCATGGGGGTCACTTTTTAATAGTCGCAGTCACTTGATTCAGTTACTTGTGTGTTCAGCCTTGCATGTCAGACCGGTTCATGGATATCACGGAAAAGCAGCGTGCCCCTTCCACCACTGTCATCACTGTCACCACTGTCGCCCTCCCCCGCTTTTTCGCTGACTGTGTCCTGGATGTGACTGGGACAGGTCGACAGCAGAAAGAAAATGGCGCCAAAATTCAAGTGAACAAAAGCAATTTACAGAGATGTCTTCGTATGGGATTAGTATGATCTGAGTCTGACTGAAAAATAATAGGTAATTCAGGCTGGAATTTTTAACTCTCCTGATCTGGAAAAATTACAGACATGGAGGATTCCGATGGGAATAAAACAGAGTAATGGCCAAAATTAGAGGACACCCTGGGGTAAAACTAGTCTCATACAAATTGGGCTTCAGTCCCCAAAGCTCTTTCCAAACCCTCGTTTCAAAGTCACTAACATTTCTTTTAACAATGGTGACTGAAATATTGGGCAACTGTTCCTGCCACCATTGTTCTACACAACCATCAACAGGCTGGGAtgttaattacttaattaactCAGGAACCACACCTGTTTGGAAGCACCCGCTTTTGATATACCTTTTATTCACCAGTGACTGAAAAGGTTCCTTTATTTGGCAGTTATAGTATAAGGGTTTTTAGAGTTAGGTCTATATTTCTTTGTCACTAGCTTTACAACAGCATCTATGGGGCATATCAAGATGTATGGTTAGattcattgtcctgctggaccgTAGccctctcttccagtcataattccaatgacgtttgacaaactccagatgcttggttttgattattgtgctcagtaagggctgtctttgtgccattCTTCCAAAGAGTTAGTTGGTATGgaagtgccattttatggttctttttgagactttgtgaccTCAAGATGCAACCAggaattcttaaactgtgatccttgggttacttatggactccctcaccatcttcctttttttattattgtccgTACAGTGCTAAGTAGTATGTttgtcaattaccatctgtgtcttctgaattgacagttatttggctttcccatgctgatggttgacaaagggatttagcATAGTGAATAGTGAAaagaggaagtgatggaatgacacaaaataCCGATGATGGTTGTGCAATCCAAATACTAAACCTGTTCCAATGGCTGATTATTCATCTGACTATTATGAGGACGCTGTTAAGTCTCTTCACTTTGATGGCCACCCATATTTATTTAAACCGGAATACACAGACCAAGAGCTAAATCAGGTTCAGTAGGATAGGAAAATGGAGGCTGAGGTACAAAAGCACGATGCAGAAGGGTCAGCGAGTCCTACGAGAGCGGACAACACCTGGTGGTGCTGCTGCCCCACTGCAAGCCTATATAACAGCTTCAGGATTTGGAGGTTCCTTATAAAAGTGAGCTACACACCACTGTAAACAAAGTTAGGAATAGAACAACCACTTTGAACCTGTATCTTGATATGCCCCGTATACGCCGTTGTAAAGCTACTGACCTGTAGGGAAAAAAAAGCCTCTAAAAGCACAAGAACCAGaaccgttaaaaaaaaacaaactaactGAATTACGCTTGTAAATGGCTATTATCtcattattattcatgtaaatggtaaatagttggcatttatatagcgcctttatgcttctcgttcacccattcatacacacactcacacactgacggcgattggctgccatgcaaggtgccgaccagctcatcaggaacatttgggggttaggtgttttgctcaaggacacttcgacacagcccgggcgggggatcgaaccggcaaactcttactgcctgagccatgtcgccctcatGT
It encodes the following:
- the litaf gene encoding lipopolysaccharide-induced tumor necrosis factor-alpha factor homolog, whose product is MATAPPLMEFPQPPSYEETMVAPPPPHYHMGPPPSQGYAPGPSGPQGYAPGPSGPQGYAPGPPGPQGYAPGPPGPQGYAPGPPAPQGYAPGPPAPQGYAPGPPAPQGYTKVPQHPYPPQPVSPPLTSPVVSVQTVYVQPGVIFGDRPVQTHCPACTQFVLTRTEFQAGTITWLSCLALSFFGCFYGCCLIPFCADSLKDVKHFCPNCSNYLGVYRRL